The following nucleotide sequence is from Micromonospora sp. WMMD1120.
GCCGGCTGGGTGGCCCGCCGGCGCGACCACGGCGGGGTCATCTTCGTCGACCTGCGCGACGGCTCCGGCGTCGTCCAGGTGGTGTTCCGCGAGGAGGACGCGCACGCGCTGCGCAACGAGTTCTGCGTGAAGGTCGTCGGCGAGGTGACCCGGCGGCCGGCCGGCAACGAGAACCCGGAGCTGCCCACCGGTGAGGTCGAGGTGACCGCCGCCGAGCTTGAGGTGCTCTCCGAGGCCGCTCCGCTGCCGCTGCCGGTGGACGACCAGATCGAGGCCGGTGACGACATCCGGCTGCGCTACCGCTACCTGGACCTGCGGCGCAGCGGTCCGGCCAAGGCGCTGCGGCTGCGCTCGCGGGCCAGCCAGCTCGCCCGGGGGGTGCTGCACGAGCGCGACTTCCTGGAGATCGAGACGCCGACCCTGACCCGCTCGACCCCGGAGGGCGCCCGCGACTTCCTGGTGCCGGTGCGTCTCCAGCCGGGCAGTTGGTACGCGCTGCCGCAGTCGCCGCAGCTGTTCAAGCAGCTGCTGATGGTCGGCGGGATGGAGCGGTATTACCAGATCGCCCGCTGCTACCGCGACGAGGACTTCCGGGCCGACCGGCAGCCGGAGTTCACCCAGCTCGACATCGAGATGTCCTTCGTGACCGAGGACGACGTGATCGACCTCGGCGAGGCGATCGTCTCGGCGCTCTGGAAGGACCTGGCCGGGCACGAGATCACCCGGCCGATCCCGCGGATCACCTGGCACGACGCGATGGCCCGGTACGGCTCGGACAAGCCGGACCTGCGCTACGGCGTGGAGCTGACCGAGCTGACCGACTACCTGCGCGGCACCGAGTTCCGGGTGTTCGCCGGCGCGATCGACGCGGGTGGCTACGTCGGGGCTGTGGTGATGCCGGGCGGCGCGGCGCAGAGCCGCAAGGAGCTGGACGGCTGGCAGGACTGGGCGAAGGCGCGCGGCGCGCGGGGCCTGGCGTACGTGGTGCTGGACGCCGAGACCGGCGAGGCGCGCGGGCCGGTCGCCAAGAACCTCTCCCCGGAGCACCTGGGTGGGCTCGCCGACGCGGTGGGCGCCAAGCCGGGCGACGCGGTCTTCTTCGCCGCCAGCGCGACCACCCGGGAGGCGCAGGAGCTGCTCGGCGCGGCCCGGGTCGAGATCGCCAGGCGGGCCGGCCTGGTCGACGAGAGCGCCTGGGCGTTCTGCTGGGTGGTCGACGCGCCGATGTTCGAGCCGGCCTCCGACCAGGAGAGCGGCCAGGCGGGTGGCTGGACGGCCGTGCACCACCCGTTCACCTCGCCCAACGCCGAGTGGGTGGACCGGTTCGAGGAGGCGCCCGACCGGGCCTTGGCGTACGCGTACGACATCGTCTGCAACGGCAACGAGATCGGCGGCGGGTCGATCCGTATCCACCGGGGTGACGTGCAGAAGCGGGTCTTCGACCTGCTCGGCATCTCCCCCGAGGAGGCGCAGGACAAGTTCGGCTTCCTGCTGGAGGCGTTCAAGTACGGCGCCCCGCCGCACGGCGGCATCGCCTTCGGCTGGGACCGGGTCTGCATGCTGCTCGCCGGCGCGGACTCGATCCGCGAGGTCATCGCCTTCCCGAAGACCCGCGGTGGCTTCGACCCACTGACCAGCGCCCCCACCCCGATCACCGCGCAGCAGCGCGCCGAGGCCGGCATCGACGCCAAGCCGAAGTCCGCCGCCACGGCCCACTCCGGCACGGCCGGCCCGGCGGCCCCGGTCGCCGACCCGGTCTGACGGTGCTTGGTTGATCAGGAGGTTCGCGTCATCATCGGTCCGCCGAATGACGCGAACCGCCTGATCGACGGGGGAGTGGGCCGGATGCGGGTGCTTGTGGTGGGTGGTAGCGGGCTGTTGGGGCTCGCGGTCTGCCGGCGGGCGGTGCGCGCCGACCTGTCGGTGGTGGGCACCTACCACACGCGCGGGATCGTGGAGCCCGGTGTGCGGGCGCGCCGGCTGGACGTGACCGACCGGGCCGCCGTGCGCGCGCTGGTCACCGAGGCGCGGCCGGACGCCGTGGTGAACACCCCCTACCGGTACGACGACTGGACGGTCACCGCCGACGGGGCCGCGCACGTCGCGCTCGCCGCCGCCGAGGTGGGCGCCCGGCTGGTGCACGTGTCCAGTGACGCGCTGCACGCGGGTCGTCCCACGCCGTACGCCGATGACGACCCGCCCACGCCGGTGCACGCGTACGGGGCCGCGAAGGCCGCCGCCGAGACGGCGGTGCGGGCGATCGACCCCGGTGCGGCGGTGGTGCGTACCTCGCTGATCCTGGGCGAGGGCAGCAAGCAGATCCAGCTCTGCCGGGACGCGCTCGCCGGCCGGGCGGTCCTGTTCAGCGACGAGCTGCGCTGTCCGGTCCACGTGGACGACCTCGCCGCCGCCATCCTGGAGCTGGTCGTCTCGTCGTACGCCGGTCTGCTCAACGTCGCCGGCCCGGACCCGGTGAGCCGGGCCGAGTTGGGCCTGCTGGTCGCCGAGTGGTTCGGCCTGGACCTGGCCGGGCTCAAGACCACCACCGGAGCCGCCGTGGGCCTGTCCCGCCCTCTGGACGTACGCCTGGACTCGGCCCGCGCCGCCGGCCTGCTGCGGACCCGGCTACGGGGCGTCCGCGAGTTCCTCACCCACTGACCGACACTCGAACGCACAATTCTTATGCATGACTCTTGTGCAGAGAAAATGTGCAGAGATAGTGTGCAACCATGGCTAGTGACGAGGCGACCCCGCGGCCGGCGCCGCGCGAGGTCCGAATCGACAAGCGGCAGGTCCGGGTGCTGGCGCACCCACTGCGGATGCGACTGCTCGGGGCGCTGCGGGTGAAGGGTCCGGCCACCGCCACCACGCTGGCCGAGCTGCTCGACACCAACACCGGCGCGACCAGTTACCACCTGCGCCAGCTCGCCGAGGTCGGGCTGGTGGTCGAGGACCCTGACCGGGGTGGCGGACGGCAGCGCTGGTGGCAGGCGGCGCACGACGTCACCAACTGGGAACCGACCGACTTCGACGACGACCCCGATGCCCGGGCCGCGATCGAGTGGATCCAGGGCGACCAGGTGCGCCTCCTCGTCGAGACCGCCGAACGCTGGTTCGCCACCCAGCACGAGTGGTCCCCGGCCTGGCGGGACGGCTTCGGCATGAGCGACATCTTCATGACCATCCCGCCGGCCCGGCTGGAGGAGCTCAAGACCGAGATGTGGCGGCTGCTGGAGCGCTACCACCGCGAGGCCGACGCCGCCGGCGCGGTCGATCCGGAGGCGAGGCCGGTCCAGGTCTTCATGGCCGCCTACCCGCTGCGTGAGGGCCTGCGATGAGCGCGCCGGGCGCGCTGACCGTCCGCCAGGTTCGGCGTCGCTACCTCACGCTCTACGGCCTGCGCTGGCTGCCGACGGGTCTGATGATCCCGGTGATGATCCTGCTGATGCAGGAGCGCGGCCTCTCGCTGCCGCAGATCGGCCTGGTGGGCACCGCCCAGGGGCTGCTGGTGCTGGCGCTGGAGCTGCCCACCGGTGGCCTCGCCGACGCGCTCGGCCGCCGGCCCGTGCTCATCGCCGCCGGGGTGCTCAACCTGGCCTCGTTGGCGCTGTTCGCGATGGCCGACTCGTTCGTGCTGTTCTTCGTTGTCTGGGCCCTGCAGGGGATCTACCGGGCGTTGGACAGCGGCCCGCTGGAGTCCTGGTACGTCGATGCCACGCTGGCCGCCGACCCGGACGCCGAGTACGAGCGCGGCCTCGGGCACGCCGGCACCGTCATCGGCGGTGCCATCGGCGCCGGCGCGCTGCTCAGCGGTGGCCTGGTCGCGCTCGGCCCGGTCGGGCCGGTCAGCGCGCTCACGCTGCCGGTGTTGGCCGCCATCCTCGCGCAGGCGGTCGCCCTGGTCGCGCTGCTCGTCCTGCTGGTCGAGCGACGACCCGCCACCGGACTGCCGGCGCTGCGGGCCTCGGTGGCGCAGGCGCCCGGGATGATCGGCCAGGCGGTCGGGTTGCTGCGCCGCTCACGGGTGCTGCTGGCCCTGGTCGCTGTGGAGCTGTTCTGGGGCTTCGGCATGGTCACCTTCGAGTCCCTGCTGCCGGTACGGCTCGCCGAGGTGGTCGGCGACCCGGAACGTGCCGCCGCGCTGCTCGGGCCGGCCAACTCGGCGGCCTGGATCGCGTCGGCGGCCGGCGCGGCGGTGACTCCGCTGCTGCTGCGCTGGTGCGGTGCCGCCCCCGGCGCGGCCCTGCTGCGCGTCCTGCAGGGGGTGACGGTGGTCGGCATGGGGCTGTTGGCCGGGCCGGTCGGCGTGCTGGTGGCCTACCTGGCCTGCTACGCCGTGCACGGCGCGTCCAACCCGCTGCACAGCGGGCTGTTGCACCGGCAGGTCGACGGGCCGTACCGGACCAGCGTGCTCTCCCTGAACTCGATGATGGCGCAGCCGGCCGGCGCGCTCGGTGGGGTGGTGTTGACGGCGCTCGCCGCCGCCACCAGCGTCGGCACCGCGATGGTGGTCGGCGCCGTGGTGTTGGCCGTGGCCGCCCCGCTTTACCTGCCCGCCTGGCTGGCCGGCCGTCGATCCGCCGCTCCCGTCGAGCCGGTCCCCGTACCCACCTCCGTCGACACCTGAGCGGAGCGCGCGGTCCCGCCCGGACGGGACCGCGCGCCCGCCTCGGATGGTGCGGTCCAGCGTGGAGATTGGCGGGTCGACCGATTGGGTACATCCCGCGCCGACCTACTGGGAACCCCCACCGGAGGACCGACATGTTCGCCATTCTCGCGGCCATCGTCTTTGGATTCGCCCTGCTGCTCGACCTGCTCGACACCGACTTCGGCGCACCGGACCTGTTCAACTGGAACACCCTCGTCCTCATCGGGCTGCTCCTGCTCTCGCTCTACCTGGCCGGCGTGGGCAGCGGTCCGCGTGGCGGTGGCGGCGGCCGCTGGTACCGGGGTCGGCGCCCCGGTCGCGGCTGACCGGAAGCGATCACCGGTGCCGGGCCCACGGCGCGATTCCGGCGTCATGGGCCCGGCCCGGTACTGTCTTCGTGATGGAGTCCGACGCCCTCTTCTCCCTCGGTGAACCCGCCGGGTCGCGCAGCGCGCCCGAGGGTCCCGCCGGTGTCGACGGCTTCACCGCGGTGGCCGACGACTCGCCGCTGCCGGTCCGGATGCGGCCGGTGACCCTCGACGAGCTGGTCGGGCAGGAGCACCTGCTCGCGCCGGGCGCCCCGCTGCGCCAGCTGGTCTCCGGCGGCGCGCCGATGTCGGTGATCCTCTGGGGGCCACCGGGCAGCGGCAAGACCACCATCGCGCACCTGGTCGCCGGGGCGACCGACCGACGCTTCGTCGCCATGTCGGCGCTCTCCGCCGGTGTGAAGGACGTGCGGGCGGTGATCGAGACGGCCCGCCGCCAGCGACGCTCGGGCGGCCCGCAGACCGTGCTCTTCATCGACGAGGTGCACCGGTTCAGCAAGACCCAGCAGGATTCGCTGCTCGCCGCCGTCGAGGACCGGACCGTCACGTTGCTGGCGGCGACCACCGAGAACCCGTACTTCTCGGTCATCTCACCGCTGCTGTCGCGGTGCGTGCTGCTCACCCTGCAACCCCTCGACGACGAGGCGGTGCGAGGTCTGCTGCGTCGCGCGGTCGCCGACAAGCGTGGCCTGGACGGCGCGCTGACCCTGACCGCCGAGGCCGAGGAGCACCTGGTCCGGCTGGCCGCCGGCGACGTCCGCAAGGCGCTGACCGCACTGGAGGCGGCGGCCGCCTCCGCCACGGCGCTCGGCGGCCGGCAGATCGACCTGGCCACCGCCGAACAGGCGGTCGACGTGGCGGCGGTGCGCTACGACCGCGACGGTGACGCCCACTACGACGTGGTCAGCGCCTTCATCAAGAGCATGCGCGGCTCGGACGTGGACGCCGCCGTGCACTGGCTGGCGCGCATGCTGGTCGCCGGTGAGGACGCCCGGTTCATCGCCCGCCGCCTGGTCATCTTCGCCAGCGAGGACGTCGGCATGGCCGACCCGACGGCCCTGTCCGTCGCGACGGCGGCGGCACACGCGGTCGAGTACGTCGGGCTGCCCGAGGCGCAGCTCAACCTGGCCCAGGCCGTGATCCACCTGGCCACCGCACCCAAGTCGAACTCGGCCACCACCGCCATCGGCGCCGCCATCGCCGACGTGCGGGCCGGTCGTGGTGGCGCGGTCCCGCGCGGGCTGCGCGACGCGCACTACGCCGGTGCCCGCGGGCTGGGCCACGGGACCGGCTACCGCTACCCGCACGACGACCCGCGCGGGGTGCTCACCCAGCAGTACGTCCCGGACGACCTGGTGGGCACCGACTACTACCAGCCCGGCCCGCACGGCGCGGAACGGTCGGTGGCCGCGCGGCTGCCGGTGCTGCGCCGGATCGTGCGTGGCCTGCCGGCACCGGTCACCCGAGCGCAGCAGCAGAGCAGCGAGCCGCCCGTAACGCCGCGGACGCCGCCGACGCCTACCGGCGAGGTGGACAGTCCGCCGACGGGAACGGGCGCCTCCGGCACGACGCAGGACAGCGGCACCGAGGCCGCAGGAGAGGGTCAACAGTGAGATCGCGTGGTGGGGACCGCCCGGACGAGGGCCCGGACGAGCGGCGTGATCCCCGCGCCAAGGCGCGCCGTTGGGGTCGCGGCCGGGCCGCCGAGCCCGAGCCGGAGGAGCCGGTCGCCGGCGAGGAGTTCGGCTGGATCGACGACCTGCGCTCGGCCAAGCAGCAACGCGGCGAGCTGGGCCCGGACGGGTCTCCGGCAGAGCCGAGCCGCCCGGCGCGGGCGACTCCACCGCCCGAACCGGCCGGGCCACGGATGGGTACGCCGGCCGGCCCGACCGGTGTGCGTGGACCTGGGCCGGACTCCCCGGTGCCGCCGGCCCCACGCCAGAGCGACCCGGGCGGGCCCGCCCGTCGGCCCGTCGACGGCCCCTGGCCGGGGGAGGCCCCGGCGGGCCGCCGCCCGGAGGACCGCCCGCCCGCCGCGCCGAACCCCGGCCCACCCACTCCGGGTTCCGCGCCGCGGCGCGGTGCGCCGCCCGTACCCGGGGCCCGTGCCGCCGTGCCGCCGTCGGCGGCCGGCGCCCGGCCGGCGGGGGGCGACCCGGCTGGTCCGCCGCGCCCGGCTCCCGACGCTCCGGTCGGCCCGCCCCGCGCTCGGGCCGTGGCGGCGCCACCCGGTGCCCCGGTCGGCCCACCGCCCTCCGGTGCCCCGGCTGGCCGCCATCCCGACGCCGTCGCGCCGGGCCCGCGCCCGGATGCCGCCGTCGCGCCCGGTCGCCGTCCGGACGCCGCCGTGCCCGGGGGGCACCCGGAGGGCGTGCCGCCGCTGCGCCGTCCGGACGCCGGCCCGGCCGGCCGGCGATCGGGCCCCGAGTTCGCCGAGCCCGGTCGTCGACCCGGCCCGGAGCACGCTGAGCCCGGTCGTCCCCTGCCGCCGCCCGGTGGCGTCGTCGCGGGTCGCCGGGCGGGCGGCCCGGCAACCGACCCCGTTCGGGTCGCTGGCCCAGCCGGTCCAGCCGGCTCGTCGCGCGTCGACGGGGGGCCGGCGGGTGCTGCTGCCGTGCCACCGGCGACGGAGGGCCTGCGGACCGACCCCGCCATCGACCATGACCCGCGTACCGCCCGGCGCCGTCCGGGCCCGGCCGACCCCGGCGCGCCGCAGCCCGCCGGGCGGCGAGCCGCCGAGCGCTCCCGCCCGGTCGGCGGCGGACGTCGCCACGCCGCGGAGCCGGACGAGCCGGTCGTGCCGCGCTCTGGCAACGCCCCGCCGGTGCCTCCCGCGGCCGGGGGGCACAGCGGTGCCACGCCGGTCGTGGGCCCGCCCGACGGCACCGGCCGCCGCCGCGTCGTCTCCGACGACCCGGAGCCCCGCACGCTCGCCGGTGGCCAGCCCCGCACCGACCGCCCGGAGCGGCCCGCCGACTGGCTGCGCCAGGCCGGGCGTCTGCCGCACACCGACCCGGGCCTGCCGACGGTCAACCGCCGGGGCGCCAACCCACCCGATGCGGGTCGCCGTCCGACGCCGCCCGCCGGTCCGGCCGAGTTGGCCGACGCGGCGTCCGGTCGACTCGGCGTGCCGGACCCGGCCGCCGAGCGCACCGCCGTCCGCCGACCCACGGGCCCACCCGTCGACCCGGGCGCGGACGCGCCGACCGGTCGTCGTGCCGCTGTCCCGCCGGCTGGTCCGGGCGCGGACGCACCGACCGGTCGTCGTGCCGCCCGGGCCGACGCTCCGGGCGGGACCGGAGAGCGGGCCCACAGCTATCCGCCGGACGAGCGGTCGGCCCGTGCCCGGGGCCCCGCCGACCCGACCGCACGGCGTGGTCGTGCGGTGGTCGGTCCCGGCCCGGACAACCCCTCCGCCGGCGATCCGACCGGCCGGCGGCGTCGTCCCGAGGCCGAGACCGGCCCCGACGGCACGGCCGGTCCGGCTCGCCCCGGGCTCGCGGGCGACCGTGGTGACGACCCCTCCCCGGGTGGGCGACCCGGTCCCGGCGCTCCGGCGCGCGGTGCCGCGCGCCCGGCCCCGCCCGGACGGGCCCGTCCCGTCCCGGGTGACGGGCCAGCCGTCGGGTCCGACGGCCCACCCCGTACCGGACCGGGTGTCGACCTGCCCCCGCGCGCGGCGACCCGTCCGGACGGCCCGGGTCGTGCGGCCGTGCCGCCGGGTGTGGACGGGCCCGCTCGTCCGGCTCGCGCCACCGTCCGTCCGCCCGGTGGTCCGCAGCCGCCCGCCGTCGACGCCCGGGTGAGCGGCGAGCCCGATGTCGCCGCCGGGCCTCCCGGACCGGTCCGTGGTGGCGCGCCAGTCGGTCGACCGACACCCGCCGACCGAC
It contains:
- the aspS gene encoding aspartate--tRNA ligase, which produces MIRTHNAGSLRAADAGSTVTLAGWVARRRDHGGVIFVDLRDGSGVVQVVFREEDAHALRNEFCVKVVGEVTRRPAGNENPELPTGEVEVTAAELEVLSEAAPLPLPVDDQIEAGDDIRLRYRYLDLRRSGPAKALRLRSRASQLARGVLHERDFLEIETPTLTRSTPEGARDFLVPVRLQPGSWYALPQSPQLFKQLLMVGGMERYYQIARCYRDEDFRADRQPEFTQLDIEMSFVTEDDVIDLGEAIVSALWKDLAGHEITRPIPRITWHDAMARYGSDKPDLRYGVELTELTDYLRGTEFRVFAGAIDAGGYVGAVVMPGGAAQSRKELDGWQDWAKARGARGLAYVVLDAETGEARGPVAKNLSPEHLGGLADAVGAKPGDAVFFAASATTREAQELLGAARVEIARRAGLVDESAWAFCWVVDAPMFEPASDQESGQAGGWTAVHHPFTSPNAEWVDRFEEAPDRALAYAYDIVCNGNEIGGGSIRIHRGDVQKRVFDLLGISPEEAQDKFGFLLEAFKYGAPPHGGIAFGWDRVCMLLAGADSIREVIAFPKTRGGFDPLTSAPTPITAQQRAEAGIDAKPKSAATAHSGTAGPAAPVADPV
- a CDS encoding sugar nucleotide-binding protein; the encoded protein is MRVLVVGGSGLLGLAVCRRAVRADLSVVGTYHTRGIVEPGVRARRLDVTDRAAVRALVTEARPDAVVNTPYRYDDWTVTADGAAHVALAAAEVGARLVHVSSDALHAGRPTPYADDDPPTPVHAYGAAKAAAETAVRAIDPGAAVVRTSLILGEGSKQIQLCRDALAGRAVLFSDELRCPVHVDDLAAAILELVVSSYAGLLNVAGPDPVSRAELGLLVAEWFGLDLAGLKTTTGAAVGLSRPLDVRLDSARAAGLLRTRLRGVREFLTH
- a CDS encoding helix-turn-helix domain-containing protein, with translation MASDEATPRPAPREVRIDKRQVRVLAHPLRMRLLGALRVKGPATATTLAELLDTNTGATSYHLRQLAEVGLVVEDPDRGGGRQRWWQAAHDVTNWEPTDFDDDPDARAAIEWIQGDQVRLLVETAERWFATQHEWSPAWRDGFGMSDIFMTIPPARLEELKTEMWRLLERYHREADAAGAVDPEARPVQVFMAAYPLREGLR
- a CDS encoding MFS transporter — translated: MSAPGALTVRQVRRRYLTLYGLRWLPTGLMIPVMILLMQERGLSLPQIGLVGTAQGLLVLALELPTGGLADALGRRPVLIAAGVLNLASLALFAMADSFVLFFVVWALQGIYRALDSGPLESWYVDATLAADPDAEYERGLGHAGTVIGGAIGAGALLSGGLVALGPVGPVSALTLPVLAAILAQAVALVALLVLLVERRPATGLPALRASVAQAPGMIGQAVGLLRRSRVLLALVAVELFWGFGMVTFESLLPVRLAEVVGDPERAAALLGPANSAAWIASAAGAAVTPLLLRWCGAAPGAALLRVLQGVTVVGMGLLAGPVGVLVAYLACYAVHGASNPLHSGLLHRQVDGPYRTSVLSLNSMMAQPAGALGGVVLTALAAATSVGTAMVVGAVVLAVAAPLYLPAWLAGRRSAAPVEPVPVPTSVDT
- a CDS encoding replication-associated recombination protein A, with translation MESDALFSLGEPAGSRSAPEGPAGVDGFTAVADDSPLPVRMRPVTLDELVGQEHLLAPGAPLRQLVSGGAPMSVILWGPPGSGKTTIAHLVAGATDRRFVAMSALSAGVKDVRAVIETARRQRRSGGPQTVLFIDEVHRFSKTQQDSLLAAVEDRTVTLLAATTENPYFSVISPLLSRCVLLTLQPLDDEAVRGLLRRAVADKRGLDGALTLTAEAEEHLVRLAAGDVRKALTALEAAAASATALGGRQIDLATAEQAVDVAAVRYDRDGDAHYDVVSAFIKSMRGSDVDAAVHWLARMLVAGEDARFIARRLVIFASEDVGMADPTALSVATAAAHAVEYVGLPEAQLNLAQAVIHLATAPKSNSATTAIGAAIADVRAGRGGAVPRGLRDAHYAGARGLGHGTGYRYPHDDPRGVLTQQYVPDDLVGTDYYQPGPHGAERSVAARLPVLRRIVRGLPAPVTRAQQQSSEPPVTPRTPPTPTGEVDSPPTGTGASGTTQDSGTEAAGEGQQ